In Bubalus kerabau isolate K-KA32 ecotype Philippines breed swamp buffalo chromosome 4, PCC_UOA_SB_1v2, whole genome shotgun sequence, one DNA window encodes the following:
- the KIF2B gene encoding kinesin-like protein KIF2B, which yields MASQLFLPVTPRLSSLTPVKPHFGHLQAGISVAIQRTDGRIHLAVITEVKRDNAWVTVEWAEKGVKKGKKVALETIFLLNPALALAGPAAQGRASRSVSLAPPSVIGDQRTAARWAGKIPQRNETPSGDSLAVRVPSSPCLMTQRKSACLREIEKLQKQRERRRQQQREIRAQRARDADTGNAHNETRRLIEECRRRLRGGRISGPEPRDGRRVCVCVRKRPLNRQEATQDDLDIVTIPSDNVVMVHESKQKVDLTRYLENQTFCFDHAFDDTASNELVYQFTAQPLVESIFRHGMATCFAYGQTGSGKTHTMGGGFSGRDQDCSKGIYAMVAQDVFLLLRTSAYEKLDLKVYGTFFEIYGGKVYDLLNWKKKLQVLEDGNQQIQVVGLQEQEVCCVEDMLNLVELGNSCRTSGQTSVNAHSSRSHAVFQIILKSRGKLHGKFSLVDLAGNERGADTAKANRKRQLEGAEINKSLLALKECIRALGQNKSHTPFRASKLTQVLRDSFIGQNSSTCMIATISPGMASCENTLNTLRYANRVKEITLNLRPRHRCLYPAEREMPRVLENHIRNSEMSLQGDEFIRIPCLQSEEEKETEEIKVLSSPSVDTTISWKEASQWPDNKIQDTSDEVNCNVDFCIAQLLSILEKKIDILTEIRRKLKLLQADLQKESRHGEVNGERSDLK from the coding sequence ATGGCCAGCCAGTTATTCCTCCCTGTCACCCCGCGCCTCTCGTCCTTGACACCTGTGAAGCCGCACTTCGGACACCTCCAAGCGGGCATCAGCGTGGCGATCCAGCGCACCGACGGGAGAATCCATCTCGCAGTGATCACAGAGGTCAAACGGGACAACGCTTGGGTCACGGTAGAGTGGGCCGAAAAAGGAgtcaaaaaaggcaaaaaggttgcTTTAGAGACCATATTCCTGCTGAATCCAGCTCTGGCCTTGGCTGGGCCCGCAGCGCAGGGCAGGGCTTCGCGCTCCGTGTCTCTGGCGCCCCCTTCCGTTATCGGGGACCAGCGAACAGCCGCGcggtgggctgggaagattccccagagaaacGAAACGCCCTCGGGGGACAGCCTGGCCGTGAGAGTTCCCAGCAGCCCTTGCCTGATGACGCAGCGGAAATCTGCCTGCCTACGAGAAATTGAGAAACTGCAGAAGCAGCGCGAGAGGCGCCGACAGCAGCAGCGCGAGATTCGCGCCCAGCGCGCCCGGGACGCAGATACTGGAAATGCCCACAATGAGACCCGGCGCCTGATCGAGGAGTGCCGCCGGCGCCTGCGCGGGGGCCGGATTTCCGGCCCTGAGCCGCGGGACGGCCGCCGCGTCTGCGTCTGTGTGAGGAAGCGGCCTCTCAACCGGCAGGAGGCCACACAGGACGACCTAGATATCGTCACTATCCCCTCGGACAACGTGGTCATGGTGCACGAGTCCAAGCAGAAGGTGGACCTCACTCGCTACCTGGAGAACCAGACCTTTTGCTTCGACCACGCCTTTGACGACACCGCCTCCAACGAGTTGGTGTATCAGTTTACTGCCCAGCCGTTGGTTGAGTCCATCTTCCGCCATGGCATGGCCACCTGCTTTGCCTATGGACAGACAGGCAGCGGGAAAACGCACACTATGGGCGGAGGCTTTTCGGGAAGGGACCAAGATTGTTCTAAAGGCATTTACGCCATGGTGGCGCAGGATGTTTTCCTCTTACTGAGAACTTCCGCTTATGAGAAGCTGGACCTCAAAGTCTATGGGACGTTTTTTGAGATTTATGGGGGAAAGGTGTATGACTTGTTGAACTGGAAGAAGAAGCTGCAAGTCCTTGAGGATGGCAATCAACAAATCCAGGTAGTCGGGCTGCAGGAGCAGGAGGTGTGCTGTGTGGAGGACATGCTGAACCTCGTGGAACTAGGGAACAGTTGCAGGACTTCAGGACAGACATCAGTCAATGCCCACTCTTCCAGGAGCCACGCAGTGTTCCAAATCATTTTAAAGTCTCGAGGGAAACTGCATGGCAAGTTTTCCCTTGTTGACTTAGCTGGGAATGAAAGAGGAGCAGATACTGCCAAGGCCAACCGGAAAAGACAGCTGGAAGGAGCAGAGATTAATAAGAGTCTCCTGGCACTCAAAGAATGCATCCGAGCTTTGGGTCAGAACAAGTCTCATACCCCGTTCAGAGCCAGCAAGCTCACACAGGTGCTCCGGGACTCCTTTATAGGCCAGAACTCCTCCACTTGCATGATTGCTACTATCTCTCCAGGGATGGCCTCTTGTGAAAATACCCTCAACACTTTAAGATATGCAAATAGAGTAAAAGAAATAACTCTAAATTTAAGGCCTCGCCATCGTTGTCTTTATCCTGCTGAACGTGAAATGCCAAGGGTGTTGGAAAATCACATTAGAAATTCAGAAATGTCCCTTCAAGGGGATGAATTTATTAGAATACCTTGCCTACAGagtgaggaggagaaagagactgaagaaatcaaagtgcTGTCCTCTCCATCAGTGGATACAACAATTTCCTGGAAGGAAGCAAGCCAATGGCCAGATAATAAAATCCAGGATACATCTGATGAAGTAAACTGCAACGTTGACTTTTGCATCGCCCAGTTATTGTccattttggagaagaaaatagataTTCTGACTGAGATTCGAAGGAAACTGAAATTATTACAAGCTGACCTTCAAAAGGAGAGCAGGCATGGTGAAGTCAATGGTGAGAGATCAGACCTGAAATGA